A region from the Medicago truncatula cultivar Jemalong A17 chromosome 6, MtrunA17r5.0-ANR, whole genome shotgun sequence genome encodes:
- the LOC25495604 gene encoding berberine bridge enzyme-like 17, with translation MDTIWKLCFLMATLTIVLSNSTTTTKSPIQHFINCLSHSLVSEVTYTPNNTSFSTILNIKIQNKRFKTATTPKPLAIITVKDDSHVQETVKCAKSNNIQIRIRSGGHDYEGCSYVSDVPFVILDMFHLNSVDVNLQESTAWVESGATLGKIYYTIAKKSNKLAFPSGVCFTVGVGGHFSGGGYGNLMRKFGLSIDNIIDAKIVDVKGNILDRKSMGEDLFWAIRGGGGASFGVILSWKLQLVPVTPQVIVFDVKRYVSEGATDIVYKWQLIAPKLHKDLFIRVQPNVVQIGQEGKKVVQVSFIGQFLGKIERLLVLLSKKFPELGLNKSDCFSMPWINSTLFWHDKPIGTPLEALLDEPKDPQPLYKKYKSDYVKKPIPKEAIESIWKLMIEGEDLFMQWNPYGGRMKEILPSETPFPHRAGNLFLILYINIWSNESSEVSEHHMNFSRSFYEFMTPYVSNSPREAFLNYRDADIGANHPSNVTRFGIAKTYGSKFFKGNFERLVSVKTKVDPENFFRYEQSIPTKIIVKVILNDQNKSHM, from the coding sequence ATGGATACAATTTGGAAATTGTGTTTTCTTATGGCAACCTTAACAATTGTCTTgtctaattcaacaacaacaacaaaatcaccTATTCAACATTTTATAAATTGTCTTTCACATTCTCTTGTCTCTGAAGTTACTTACACACCAAACAACACCTCATTCTCAACTATCCTCaacataaaaatacaaaataagagATTTAAAACAGCAACAACACCGAAGCCTTTGGCAATTATAACTGTAAAAGATGATTCTCATGTCCAAGAAACAGTTAAATGTGCCAAAAGCAACAACATTCAGATTAGAATTCGAAGTGGTGGTCACGACTATGAAGGTTGTTCATATGTATCAGATGTGCCTTTTGTTATACTTGACATGTTTCATCTCAATTCTGTTGATGTCAATTTACAAGAATCAACAGCATGGGTTGAATCAGGTGCAACACTTGGTAAGATTTATTATACCATTGCAAAGAAAAGCAACAAGCTTGCTTTCCCATCTGGGGTGTGCTTTACTGTAGGTGTTGGTGGTCATTTCTCTGGTGGTGGGTATGGAAATTTGATGAGAAAATTTGGTCTTTCTATTGATAATATTATTGACGCAAAAATTGTTGATGTTAAGGGTAATATTCTTGATAGAAAATCAATGGGAGAAGATCTTTTTTGGGCCATaagaggtggtggtggtgctaGTTTTGGTGTTATTCTTTCATGGAAACTTCAATTGGTTCCGGTAACTCCACAGGTTATCGTTTTCGATGTGAAAAGGTATGTTAGTGAAGGTGCAACTGATATTGTTTACAAATGGCAATTAATTGCACCAAAATTGCATAAAGATCTTTTCATTAGAGTGCAACCTAATGTTGTTCAAATTGGTCAAGAGGGAAAAAAGGTAGTGCAAGTTAGTTTCATTGGTCAATTTTTGGGAAAAATTGAAAGACTTTTAGTTTTGTTGAGTAAGAAATTCCCCGAATTAGGTTTGAACAAAAGCGATTGCTTTTCAATGCCTTGGATTAATTCCACTCTTTTTTGGCATGATAAGCCAATTGGTACTCCTCTTGAAGCATTGTTGGATGAACCAAAGGATCCTCAaccactttataaaaaatataaatcagaTTATGTGAAGAAACCTATTCCTAAGGAAGCTATAGAATCCATATGGAAATTGATGATTGAAGGTGAGGATTTATTTATGCAATGGAATCCATATGGTGGAAGGATGAAAGAGATATTGCCATCAGAAACACCGTTTCCTCATAGAGCAGGAAACTTGTTCTTGATTCTATACATTAATATCTGGTCTAATGAATCTTCTGAAGTTAGTGAACatcatatgaatttttcaaggtcgttttatgaatttatgACACCTTATGTTTCAAATTCTCCTAGGGAGGCATTCCTCAATTATAGGGATGCTGATATTGGTGCTAATCATCCAAGTAATGTAACGAGATTTGGCATTGCTAAAACTTATGGAAGCAAGTTTTTCAAAGGAAATTTTGAAAGACTAGTTAGTGTAAAAACCAAAGTTGATCCTGAGAATTTCTTTAGATATGAACAAAGTATTCCTACTAAGATCATTGTAAAAGTCATATTGAATGATCAAAATAAAAGTCATATGTAG